The following are encoded together in the Macadamia integrifolia cultivar HAES 741 chromosome 10, SCU_Mint_v3, whole genome shotgun sequence genome:
- the LOC122092246 gene encoding pentatricopeptide repeat-containing protein At3g53360, mitochondrial-like: MDLGEVSGLQIRCKFLANRSCKLQPNDGTGQSKKPRTEPVSWDLLWWWGLGRLHGELFMKLGLVNPKHTFLLEQSEENERKGEQEVPLLSSFSICRQRARVRSRSRISGCSTLKSLDYGGKFRDHLLNSCSQPDIIFHNHIHNIYGKCGSLKDAQKVFYEMPEKNKVSWTSMIGGYSQNHEEEEALKTYLEMQRSGSLPDHFISRSILRACSGLIDVDLRRQLHAHVLNSEFECHLIAQNVLVAMYTKLDQIDDALIVTDKIAENDLISWGSMISGLTQTGFEFYFL, translated from the exons ATGGATTTGGGG GAAGTCTCTGGTTTACAGATTCGATGCAAGTTTTTGGCTAACCGAAGTTGCAAGTTGCAACCCAATGATGGGACAGGacagagcaagaagccaagaacTGAACCAGTTTCTTGGGATCTCTTGTGGTGGTGGGGACTGGGGAGATTGCATGGAGAATTATTTATGAAGTTG GGTcttgtaaaccctaaacatacTTTTCTCTTGGAACAATCAGAGGAGAATGAGAGGAAAGGAGAGCAAGAAGTCCCACTTCTTTCATCGTTTTCGATTTGTCGACAGCGAG CAAGAGTGAGGTCGAGGTCGAGGATCTCTGGGTGTTCGACTCTGAAATCTCTAGATTACGGTGGAAAATTTCGTGATCATCTTCTGAACTCTTGTTCTCAACCGGACATTATTTTTCATAATCATATCCACAATATCTATGGGAAATGTGGGTCTCTAAAAGATGCTCAGAAGGTGTTCTATGAAATGCCCGAAAAAAATAAGGTTTCTTGGACTTCAATGATTGGTGGCTATTCGCAAAATCATGAAGAGGAGGAGGCGTTGAAAACATATTTAGAAATGCAACGATCAGGTTCTCTGCCAGATCACTTCATCTCTAGAAGCATATTAAGAGCATGCTCAGGTCTTATTGATGTTGATCTCAGGAGGCAATTGCATGCCCATGTCTTGAATTCAGAATTTGAGTGTCATCTTATTGCACAGAATGTTCTAGTAGCAATGTACACAAAGCTTGATCAGATTGATGATGCATTAATTGTCACTGATAAGATTGCAGAAAATGATTTAATTTCATGGGGTTCAATGATTTCTGGGCTCACTCAGACgggttttgagttttattttttgtga